CCCCGATGACGATGTTTGGATTATCTATGGTGACGGTTCTCTTGGTTACAGCGTGGCCGAGTTTGACACTTTTGCTCGGAACAAGATTCCCGTGATTGCTCTTGTTGGAAATGATGCGTGCTGGACGCAAATCAAACGAGAACAGGTGCCTATGTTTGGTAGTGATGTGGCGTGTAACCTTAGTTACTGCGATTACGATGTGGTTGCCAACGGTTTTGGAGGAGTTGGGTTCAAACTAACAGCTGACTCAACAGCTGAAGAAATAAAAGACACTCTAAAGAAAGCCAAGGAGATATCTCGAGGAGGAGTACCAGTTCTCATCAACGTTCTGATTGGAAAGAGTGACTTTAGAGATGGTTCTATTTCAGTCTGAACTTTACCATGCACAGGTGGACTTGCTAGCTGTAGTTAGGAGTTAATATTTATGAGAGTGACACTATTTATATACACTAGCTCTGAAGGTCATTATATATAGCCTCTTTATACATTTCTTAGCCCCATTATGTACcctttatgtgtgtgtttctTTTTTGCTCAAACATTTACTATTGCTGCTTCAAACAACATTAATATGTACACGAACTATTAATTACTGTTGATGTTCTCATGTGATCTTGATATTAAATATACATTTCACCAATTATTATTACACTCAATATAGATAATAAAAAACATTAaagacacacacgcacacacatgtatccGTTCATGAGCAGCTGTCTGATCGTAATCGAACGAGGAGTTTTGGAGAGGGGTGATCAAAATTGGCAGCCATGTCCAGAGCGTTCGTCGTGGGAACAGACATGGGGGACCCTGTAGACATAGAACAAGAGCGCCAGTTATTACATTTATACGGCAAGAGCATGGTAAAAGGGCACGAGAACAGTTCAATTTACAGCACATAATTTTAAGAATGTAACGAATGATGAGCCATGCAGTCTAACTTGTACATTTATGTGTTGCTATCAGTATGGTATGCGATCATGCGTACAATGTAATTGTATGTATGATCGCATACCATACTGATTTTGATTTTATCATTTTCGGGCAATTACCATGGTTGATTGGTTTTTTGTCAAAGATTGATTTGTATCAAGACCTTCAGGTCACCATAACTAAAGTTATGACTGTTCTAATTAAACAATTTTttgcatgtattatatcaaaTAAATGCATAACGCACCTCCTATCTCATCCTCACGACGTGAACCAAAGTGATCAGTGTGCATCTGCAACATCTCATCTTCAGAGGAGTCGGCCAACTCTAGTGTGGGTGGACCCCTCCCCCCGGACCTAATTGATTGGTGGATGATCCTGTGATCTGGTTCTGCGTCAGAGTCAGATTGAGCATTGGCCAGCTCTGCAGGGGATAGTGCAGAGGCACCCCCCGCAGTATTTGCTCTCTGTAGGGAGGGCAGACAGCATGTATTAAGTACAGtatatgcctcgaggcgtagccacaCAAGGAAAATGGTATTAAAATCtgagctgtaactgctcaacggttgcaatgtgaGAAAAAATAACAAGTTCTATACGCTTTTAGctacgttctcttggatttgtaTTCGTGGATCTGCTATACtataaagcttctttcttaattaaagttatggctacagtgaaggctgttgcagtcttcTCAAAATCAGATATTACGTATACTTAATAGGAGGTACAGGACTTACTTTAGCGGAGGCTTCTCTGTTGAGGGTAGTTCCTTTGTTGTACTGTTTGAGTGTCTGGAGCATGCCCACCCACGACTGCATGTCGTCCTCAGTGGGGGCAGAGAGCAGGAACACTCGACCTGGTGTATGCACCTCGAACATGTTTGGGTGAGGGAGGCTGGTCCTGTATGGAGATGGAcggatatagatatagtcaaGAGGAGTACGTGTAATCATCCAATGGGTAGTGAGTGCTTCAGTGGTGAGGAATGATCAATCCATAAAGTTGCGCAAATTACACGATATACTTACCCATGGCAAATTTGAATCTTTGCAATATTTTCTAACTGGAGTATTTGCAGTGGCTGTATAGAAATAATTACTTTCAACTGtcatacacacgcacagacaCACCTGCTCTGTCTTGTAGTACGAAAGTCCCTCTGGGCTGAGCACAAAGAGCCTCTTTTTCCAGTTCTTCCTTCTTCCTCCTTGCTTCACCAGGAACCCTTGTTTGTGTACGAAGGAGGCAACATCATCCTGAGAGAACAAAACAACGTCAATTAAGCGATTCAGTATGCCATATTTTATTCAAAAAGTGGAGAAGGTGGTACAatctcctcatgtgctcctggtggTACCTACCAATCCCCCCTATGCACCTCATCTATAAATTGTTACCCTACAAAATAGCACGGACAATTAGGGAAGTTATGCACAATTGCTCCAAATGTACCactaaactacatgtatatagttacatCACACAAAACCCATAAAACTCCTCAACACCATGACACACATGGAAGGCATCACTCACCGCTCCCATGTAGGCCTCCTGCAGTGTTGCGTCTTCTGTGAGGGAGCTGAAACCGCTGATTACACTCACGTTGTCTCCTTCAGTTGCACTACTACCTCGTCGGAGTGTCCCAGACTTCATCTGAGAGAATCAGTCGTGTTACACATGTGCAGGCTAAATCAAATGCTTCTTTTAGCACTCATAACTCTATTTTGAAAAGTGTATTCTGTTACTCAAAACATTGTAGTCTTAATAGGGGAGGGATTCGGCCTATTACACTTGACATTACAAACTCGAGATAAAGATCGATCCTCAAAGTTGATAACTTTGCCACGCAACGTTATGCACACTCATTCTCACCCTTTGATTGAGCCTCCAGTTCTCAAGGGCCAGCGTTTTGTTAGTTGCAGACTTCTCCTGGAGCAGTTGTATGAGCGAGACTTTGACAGCTGCACTCTCGTCCTCTAGGTTACTAAGACGCTCCAGTAGGTCACTGTGCTCACTAAAGGTggatgtgtgtataatttatgtagaCATATGAAAATGCTTTTGTTTCCAGTTTAGTGTGTAAAACACATAGTGCAAACTTGTAAACCTTTTACAGAAAAATGCACATTAACAATAACAACAGTGTCCTAGCTACCTCTCCATTCCCTGCAGCTGTTTCCTCATCTCGGCTGCTCTCTTGATTTCCCCCGTGGCAATGGTTAGGTCTTGTAGGGCCAGTGTCAGCTGGAGGTCCTTGTTCTCAAGGTCCCCCAGAATCTCACTCAGGGAGAGGCGTACCTACAACAAAGTAGGTACAGTAGTATCACACACATCGAGTGAATGAACGCACAAAACTGAACGAATGTGTTATAGCAGTCAGTTCAATGTAagacagtgtacatgtactcatctAGGCAGATCTAGCGTTATAGTACCTAGACAACTACTACTCAAACCATGCACTCACAGTATTGTTGTCCCTCTGCATATCATCAATGGTGGTGAGTAGCTTCATTCTCTCCTCTTCCAGATCTGCTATCTTGGACATGATCTGCTTCACGTCAGTGTCCGAGAATGCACTCATAGTACTCAATCGACAGTCCTGCATCTCCTCTGACATACTTGAAGACTCTCCCGAAAATTCAGTTGAGTGCTCGCTCTCTACTTCGTCCGGTGAGCAAAGCTTCATCATGTGACTGTGGTAGGGCTTCTGATTGGCTGGATTCTTATCAATTCCATTGCTCACAGCAGTGTCTGCATCAGGTGTCATTTTAGATTTCGAGTCAGTGGTAACCTTGGGCTCCAGGCCATTTGGTAGCGAGTTGTCTTGGTATTCATTCATCATATTACCAGGTGCACTGGGTGTTCGCTCTAAAGTACGTTTCTTGTACGAGCTTGAGAAACTACCTTCTGCAATAGACTGTAAGGCTGGTCTGAAGTTAGAGCTGCCATCATTGAGGTCTGAGTGTACAGTGACTTGTCTTTTCAATTTCTGTTTTGATGATCTTTGATTGCTTTTGAAATTTGCTGCTGCCAGCTGCTGACAAAGATCGATGGCCTGTGATAGATGCGAATTGAGGTCGTTTATAAGTTTTGTGGAGCCTGACGCTGTGCTGCTAGCTTTGCTGGTCTCTTGGGGGTACATCTTCTCAGCTATGTTAGTGGGTGGAAGAGAAGTGGAGCCGGGTTCGAACATGGATTGTCTCACTGTGACTGATTTTCGTCCAGATACGCTTGTGTTTCTAATCACCGCAGGTGAACGAGGGGTGGTGGTTTCTATTTTCTCTTTCAAATGTCCATCCAGCTTTGTGGCAGCAGCTCGCACTTTATTGAGCTGTGAGAGTATCTTGCTATAGTTTCTTGTGAGTCCACTTACACCCAACTCCCACAGAGATATCATGTTCTCTAGCTCTTTGCAATGTTTACAGCCATCATTTTCTTTCTCAGGTGAGAGAAAATCGAGCTTGGACTTGAGAATACCCTGGTCTGGGCTGGTATTATGTCTGTGTAGTAAAACTGGCTCTGAAATTGTGCTCTTGTGATGAACAGGAGGGCTTCTTTCGCTGCTTGATTGAGAATCTACTTTTGGGCTTTCAGTACAACCATCGACTGCAGCATGTCTGTCGATGGGTTTCGAGGTCTCGGTATCACCATTAAGTCCATTACTTGGCTTCGAGATATCATCAACTGGCTTCAATTCTAAAGTAGGATTAAAAATCATTTCAGTACCTTCTTCTTCATTTGGAGTTTCGATTTTTCTCGAATCATCGGATGTACACTCATTTGATTCATCTATGATCATTGCGTCAGATCGGCTCCTTCTGAGGACAGGCGATAATTGCTCAGTTTCATCTGTTCCATTCTCAGCCATCTATGAATGACAAAGCACCAACCAATCACACTGTTTACCTAAATTGAAAtcaactagatctagtgaGCCTAAATCACTATTAATTTATTTACGTTGGAAACATTATCATGGCTGTTATTTGCGAGGTAATGTTAGTGTAACTGAAACCTACTATAATAGCAGGGATAAATATTACTTGTAATAATagcctacataattattacgtctGCTCATGCATCACAAGAGAGTGCTTCTATCTCCATATCATGTAGAAAGGGCATCTGTTGGGGGCAGGCTAAGTTGTGTGGGGGTGCATTTAGCAGTAAGAAAGTCAACGAGTGTTTTTATAAAGATGGAACCAGATAAATAGCTCAACAACAGCTTTCAGTGATGGTATAGCCATACAAGTACCAACTCCATTATACAATACGCACTACATTTCAGTCACACACAAAGCcaacacccacgcacacacacacactgacttgACTTTTCAGTAGAAATGTTGTACATTACCTCAGAGAGGGAACTAGGGACAGGATACATGTATGAACTGGGAAGTGGTAAATCCCCTCTTGCTATTGTTGTGACTTGCTAAAGTCTAACAGGACGTATACTACAAACAAACGAATATCAAAGTTACCATCAATGTTTGTATTAACCATTATGTCCACCACCAATATTACTTCAAATTATCAAAATATTATAACTTGGctgactataatattatgagaAGCTTCTAAAATTAAGAGTTGTTATTTGTACAAACTGACATCATTATAAGCTAGCCTAATGGAGCCAAAAACAGTACTTCAAGTCTCAACTGATAATAAGATGTTAATTACAAAAGTGTAAACAAATACAAAGGTCTAAATTGGTATCACTTAGCAAAGGACTAGTGTTACATATCTCACCTACAACTACAGACCTACAACTACAGACCTACAACTACAGACCTACAACTACAGACCTATGCACACGGAATACCAGCGTCTATGTGGTTGCTAATGAGGCATAACTATATACGATACATTTGTCACACAATTCTGCTTTATGGGGACAAATGAGATGTGTAGGACTGCCAAGCCATACTCATGTAtcctacagtgtacagtgtagtgAAACACCCACCCCAAAGAGGCAGCAACTGGGTGGACAGTGCAATAGACTATAGCTATGGAGGTAACCTCACTGCATTTAATGAATGGCTCCTACAGTACTTCCAAACCATTGTATAGACTAAcctatgtgtataattatacataaatatTAAACTATTAAAATATCACACCATGTACCAGTACCAAGAAGCTCTGACCTGTATAACTATTCTACCTAGTGTATGTATTGCCTACAGCTACAATGCAGGGGTCTACTCACCTTGAGTAGATCCAGTGGTCAGTAGGTGCAGTTCTGTAAACAAGGTCTCTGAGTCTCTCATACACAGCTCAACTTGTCTCTAGCATAGCTAGTATAGTCTCACCTGCACACTTTATACgtgaagggggaggggcttgcGTGAGAACACAGTCTAAtgataatattcatagcattcCTTTGAGAACCCCAACCTTGCAAATACAAAAAACATTTAGAGGCTTTTTATGCATGATTGTCAAGTTCTTGTTCTTGACTAGCTACTATTGTAGCTCTTGGGTGGCTGTATGAATTCATTTGGATTCATTTCTATGTAAATGTCTTCTTGTTGATCTTCTTCAAAGCACACTTCTTTCTTTATACCACCACCGTCCATAGGTGTGTAGGAATCTGGGATAGGGAATCATCATGACCAGAAGAAGATTACAGATAAACTAACCTTCTGATACATTATCAGACTCTTCAGACTGATTATCAAACGCCTCATACTCTCCAGTATCTTGTACATAAGCTACATTTTTATGAGACTCTTCACCATCTCTTTGCTCGAAAGTCGATGAGGGTAACAGGCGATGCTTCTTAACAACAACTCGAGGGATGGATCTAGGAGGTAAGTCAGGTACGCCAGTAGTAGTGCTTTTGCTATCAACTACATCTTCATCTTCAGAGGATGCATTTGAGTTATCAAGCGCTTCGTATGGATCATCCACAGGCACTGGTTTGTCTAGTTCTTCATAGTCATGATGGCCTTCAAGTATCTTCCTTGGTGGATGCTTCTGTCCTCTAGAAACCTCTATACCTTCGGCAGCACTTATGCTGGGAACAAGAGAGCTGCTATCTCTGATTGTGGGAGTGGTTTGTACTAATGGAGGAGGTGAGGAGAAGTGATGAGGGTTGAAGCCTGGGTGTCTTCTAGGTGGAGTCTTAGAGTGAGACATGCTCAACGAGTACTGCTTTTTCTTCTTTGGAATGTATGGTGGAGGACGTTCCGGTGGTGTCCTGGTCACCTTCTTTGACTCAGAGCTCGCTCGCTGTCTTTTGTCAATTAATGAGTTATTGAGTGAAAAGGGACCCTTCAAGAGAAACGGCAtgtcaaaattaattacatCAACATTTGGATTCTTACCTTTTTTAATTTGGGTGAATCTGTAGTGCTCTCAGGTGATCTAGACCAACTTGCTTCCATAGTTTTATCGTGTATTGTTAGCTGTTTCGACAGTTTATCGTGGAGTGCATGAACTAACGGTGTGGACTGTAAACTTTGTCCTATGCAAGACAATTATTAACagtatcataataattgtaagAAATACTTTTTGTGAATCTGTCAGCTTGTAGTGAAGAGCCAGCGCTTGCAGTAGGTCTATCCACGTACCGTACGGACTTTGCTACATGGGAGGAGGCAAGCACAACATAAATTCAGTGAGTGCACTAATTGATTTGCTTACATATTCTTGGCTTTGGTTGAGGTGGTTGTCCTCCACTGTAACTGCTAGATCTGTCTCGTAGCTGTACGCTATCTTTAGAAGACCACTGGTCAAAACGATCCATACCCTCCAACTTTTGTGAGACGGAGAGGCATACTGCACgggtcataattatcatgaagcTTATACAGGGAATATAATGAGAAGAAAGCACTTACGTGTTTTTGACCTTGGTTTTGGCTGTGGCCTTTTCACTGGGCTTCCCTCAAACGGTTCATCTGCACATCAAAAcaatgagccccaccccttctATGTCTAGTGTTATTACAGCTAGTTGGCTACATCTATCTAGAGGGAATACATGCTCACTTACTTGGCACTTTATAGGTGATAGCCATCTTGCTACGGTGCTTTACTATGCAACTACCGTATGTAGATCATCTGACACACAATGACATTCTTGGCAGAGCAGTAAACAAGATGTAATTGATATACGTGGGCGTAGCTAAACACTTTGCTAAAAGCAGTCCAAAGGACCTTTACCCACGTGGCCTGCGCATAAGAAATGGTCATTCAGAGGATATTCTCAGGCATTCAGCCATCAGGAGTTGCTCACCTTGGCAACTACTTGGGAGCAATCCGACAGTGGGTGAGCTTGCAAGACAAATGTGAGAGTATCGTATACAGTGTGGTGGACCTCCACTCTCTATCAGTGCCTCAGGCTCCGCTGCTGCTCAAGCGGAACATCAGGAGCATGACTGTGTGTCTGCTTGCCTGTGGAGTTGACCCGGACAAGAGTATTATCTTCCAGCAGTCGCAGGTGAGGTTTGGGTAACCATACGAACATGGTATGTATttggggggtgggtgggtgggtgtgattTTGGGACTCTAGGTTGTTTATGCGATGACCGTGCAGGTGCCCCAGCATGCACAGTTGATGTGGCTGCTCAGTTGCAGAACTCCTTCTGGATGGCTAAGCAGGATGACTCAGTGGAAGGTATATTAATACCTTTATTTGGATTTTGGCCGATCACAAAATTGCCTTTATTTCACTGAATGTGTTTTTGCAGGCCAAGGGAGCTACTTCCGACAGAGACGTGGTCAGTCTGGGCCTGTTTGCTTATCCAGTGCTGATGGCTGCAGATGTATTACTATATAAGTAAGTTTAACCTGTTTGTTTAatatacaatgtaattgcaatCCACCCTCCTCTAGTTATGTAGGTATCCCACTactgcacacatacatgcattgtttatccccacacacaaacacacacaccctgcaGAGCCACTCATGTGCCCGTGGGAGAGGACCAGCTGCAGCACTTGGAGCTCACAAGAGACATTGCTCGATCATTCAACTCAACATATGGCGCAACATTTCCAGAGCCTAAACCTTTGCTTAGCAATCACAAACGAGTTATGAGCCTAAGAAATCCACTGCAAAAAATGAGCAAATCTGACAACCAGGAAATGAGCCGAATCACTCTCTCTGACACCCCAGACGAAATAAGGAAGAAATTTCGAAGAGCTGTAACTGACTCAATCGGCAACATAACCTTTGACCCTGCTGAGCGGCCGGGTGTTTCGAACCTAGTGACCATCTACAGTGCAGTGACTGAGATTAGCACAGAAGAGGTGTGCTTGCAGTTTGAGGGCAAGCAAAGTGTGGATCTGAAGGAAGAACTGGCAGAGATCCTTGTCGACAAGTTGGGTCCAATACGTGAGAGGATTGAGCAGCTGGAGAGTGACGAGGGTTACGTTGATGATGTCTTGACAAGAGGTGCAGAGAGAGCAAGAGCTATAGCTGAGGATAATATTTCCACCATTACCAGACTAGTGGGCCTTTCCTAGTTCACATGTGTGTACTGGCATATATAGATCTGTGTTCTTGTTTGTCTTATGATGACATTGCTTAGCTGTTGTGAAATAAACTGTGCAAACATTACcatatataaaattaatgttctaaACAAACTGAAAGTGTTTCAAcagcatataataattatacaggttcAGTTATGTTGAGGGAAGGGCTGAATTCTTGGTCATGAGCCCCTGGTACTCGCGGTCCAATCGATCGTACTCTTTTATAAGTTGGTCCTacgggggaggggggggacAGGAGGATAATGATGTGTGCATTTCGAGTGAAGTTTACAGGCAAAGTTCACACATAAGGTTATACAATGTACCTTCCTACAGTTagttacataccgtatagcgcgaaatatTCGAGGGGCTtcattttcgcggatttcgtgggttagcaatcctacacgaaaattaagtccacaaaaattgttctttatctgctataacgtgcaaagatttaaaggtgtggcttccggtaagtaGTCATTCCGCTAACAGTGTGCAACGAAAATGCTTTttattccacgaaatataagtgccttgaaaatttcgcgctatacggtaattactATTTTGTGCACAACTGTTGGGTAAATTTGAGTTACTGAGTAGCTGACCTTGAGTTTGCACTGTTTCTCGTACTCCAGATGAAGCTCTGCCTGCTGTACCACCTTCTTCCTGTCACTCTCCATCTCTCTGTTCAGCTTcacactgtgtgtgggtgtgtgtgtgtgtggtgtgtatggtgtgtgtgtgtgtgggtggtagaCCAGCTGATTACGTAGCTAGTAGGCAGTATTTTAGCAACTACTTACTTTTCCTCCATTAGATTCTCATAGTCTTTCCTTATTCTCATCACCTGCTCAGAAATCTATACAAAATATGAAGATCATAGCCACAATCATCAAAAAAGgtacacaatcataattatagtataaatgATTGATTGTGCAAATGGAGTACTGTCTTATGCCAATACAGACAGTGGAATTGTTTTGAGAAACAATAATAGTTGTATATATATGGACAACAGAAGAATGGCTACAGAATGGaagctagcctcgttcccaggccgatccgtctccaatttaACGCTAGGAGTcgtcgacctagcgttcaattggagacggatcggcctgggaacgaggctaaatGGAAGCAA
This genomic stretch from Halichondria panicea chromosome 16, odHalPani1.1, whole genome shotgun sequence harbors:
- the LOC135349902 gene encoding uncharacterized protein LOC135349902, giving the protein MAENGTDETEQLSPVLRRSRSDAMIIDESNECTSDDSRKIETPNEEEGTEMIFNPTLELKPVDDISKPSNGLNGDTETSKPIDRHAAVDGCTESPKVDSQSSSERSPPVHHKSTISEPVLLHRHNTSPDQGILKSKLDFLSPEKENDGCKHCKELENMISLWELGVSGLTRNYSKILSQLNKVRAAATKLDGHLKEKIETTTPRSPAVIRNTSVSGRKSVTVRQSMFEPGSTSLPPTNIAEKMYPQETSKASSTASGSTKLINDLNSHLSQAIDLCQQLAAANFKSNQRSSKQKLKRQVTVHSDLNDGSSNFRPALQSIAEGSFSSSYKKRTLERTPSAPGNMMNEYQDNSLPNGLEPKVTTDSKSKMTPDADTAVSNGIDKNPANQKPYHSHMMKLCSPDEVESEHSTEFSGESSSMSEEMQDCRLSTMSAFSDTDVKQIMSKIADLEEERMKLLTTIDDMQRDNNTVRLSLSEILGDLENKDLQLTLALQDLTIATGEIKRAAEMRKQLQGMESEHSDLLERLSNLEDESAAVKVSLIQLLQEKSATNKTLALENWRLNQRMKSGTLRRGSSATEGDNVSVISGFSSLTEDATLQEAYMGADDVASFVHKQGFLVKQGGRRKNWKKRLFVLSPEGLSYYKTEQPLQILQLENIAKIQICHGTSLPHPNMFEVHTPGRVFLLSAPTEDDMQSWVGMLQTLKQYNKGTTLNREASAKRANTAGGASALSPAELANAQSDSDAEPDHRIIHQSIRSGGRGPPTLELADSSEDEMLQMHTDHFGSRREDEIGGSPMSVPTTNALDMAANFDHPSPKLLVRLRSDSCS
- the LOC135349907 gene encoding uncharacterized protein LOC135349907, with the protein product MAITYKVPNEPFEGSPVKRPQPKPRSKTLCLSVSQKLEGMDRFDQWSSKDSVQLRDRSSSYSGGQPPQPKPRISKSVRYVDRPTASAGSSLQADRFTKRQSLQSTPLVHALHDKLSKQLTIHDKTMEASWSRSPESTTDSPKLKKGPFSLNNSLIDKRQRASSESKKVTRTPPERPPPYIPKKKKQYSLSMSHSKTPPRRHPGFNPHHFSSPPPLVQTTPTIRDSSSLVPSISAAEGIEVSRGQKHPPRKILEGHHDYEELDKPVPVDDPYEALDNSNASSEDEDVVDSKSTTTGVPDLPPRSIPRVVVKKHRLLPSSTFEQRDGEESHKNVAYVQDTGEYEAFDNQSEESDNVSEDSYTPMDGGGIKKEVCFEEDQQEDIYIEMNPNEFIQPPKSYNSS
- the LOC135349908 gene encoding tryptophan--tRNA ligase, mitochondrial-like, whose amino-acid sequence is MVIQRIFSGIQPSGVAHLGNYLGAIRQWVSLQDKCESIVYSVVDLHSLSVPQAPLLLKRNIRSMTVCLLACGVDPDKSIIFQQSQVPQHAQLMWLLSCRTPSGWLSRMTQWKAKGATSDRDVVSLGLFAYPVLMAADVLLYKATHVPVGEDQLQHLELTRDIARSFNSTYGATFPEPKPLLSNHKRVMSLRNPLQKMSKSDNQEMSRITLSDTPDEIRKKFRRAVTDSIGNITFDPAERPGVSNLVTIYSAVTEISTEEVCLQFEGKQSVDLKEELAEILVDKLGPIRERIEQLESDEGYVDDVLTRGAERARAIAEDNISTITRLVGLS